A genomic segment from Candidatus Omnitrophota bacterium encodes:
- a CDS encoding nucleotide exchange factor GrpE has protein sequence MKGHKDEEVKKDGDMSGGDIHITGEEMETLRKKAEERDSFHDKWLKVHAEYENTRRRLEKDKNDQVKFANEMIISQLVPIMDNFDLAFNAMESAPEKSSVMEGIKIIQKEFHRVLEDNGVRKIDTHGQQFDPNLHEAVAMVDSVEIKDNTIVEEVRAGYMLNGRLLRPAQVKVARNDTE, from the coding sequence ATGAAAGGACACAAAGACGAAGAGGTCAAGAAAGACGGGGATATGAGCGGCGGGGACATCCATATTACAGGTGAAGAGATGGAAACGCTCAGGAAAAAAGCGGAAGAACGCGACAGTTTCCATGATAAATGGCTGAAGGTGCACGCGGAATACGAGAATACGCGCCGGCGTCTTGAGAAGGATAAGAACGACCAGGTAAAATTCGCGAATGAGATGATCATTTCCCAGCTCGTTCCCATAATGGATAATTTCGATCTTGCGTTCAATGCCATGGAGAGCGCCCCGGAAAAGTCATCCGTTATGGAGGGGATAAAGATCATCCAGAAAGAGTTCCACAGGGTGCTTGAGGATAACGGTGTGCGGAAGATCGATACCCACGGTCAGCAGTTCGATCCGAACCTGCATGAGGCCGTGGCAATGGTCGATTCGGTCGAAATAAAGGATAATACGATCGTAGAGGAAGTAAGGGCCGGATATATGCTTAACGGGAGGCTTTTGAGGCCCGCGCAGGTAAAGGTCGCCAGGAACGATACTGAGTGA
- the hrcA gene encoding heat-inducible transcriptional repressor HrcA, which yields MNRSSKELRKIVVLDHIVREFIETAVPVSSRLVSERMGGSVSSATVRNIMSELEEEGYIEQPHTSAGRVPTPRGYRSFVDGIKGSIRMEQKEARRLAAEYDIRIRSINDIIHKTSYLISHELNGAGVVMWPTIEAEYLKHMQLVKVRAETVMAVLVTMSNDVKNYMIKLDRDIEKAELVKIAEYINNRYEAASMQSIYADLNRLIMAGPGPELLDHAKASLGVIDNIIEQNIQNEIYWEGLDHLVFGHGEEGINMVRRLLHAFSEKREITRLMMGELPYGGVRIYIGQETSCRDLEDCSFITAGYSLNGSTIGRIGVIGSTRMDYSRAISTVNFLAEQISSKIKELVTLERG from the coding sequence ATGAACAGATCATCCAAAGAGCTCAGGAAGATAGTGGTGCTTGACCATATTGTGCGGGAATTCATAGAGACCGCGGTGCCGGTAAGTTCAAGGCTGGTCTCGGAACGCATGGGCGGCAGTGTGTCCTCAGCGACCGTAAGGAACATCATGTCTGAACTTGAGGAGGAAGGGTATATAGAGCAGCCGCATACTTCCGCCGGCCGCGTACCCACACCCAGAGGGTACAGGTCTTTTGTCGACGGGATAAAAGGCTCTATACGGATGGAACAGAAGGAAGCCAGGAGGCTCGCGGCGGAATACGATATCCGCATACGCAGCATAAACGATATAATCCACAAGACGTCGTATCTTATCAGCCACGAGCTTAACGGCGCGGGAGTTGTCATGTGGCCGACCATAGAGGCTGAGTATCTTAAGCATATGCAGTTAGTAAAGGTGAGGGCCGAGACCGTGATGGCGGTTTTGGTGACCATGTCCAACGATGTGAAGAACTACATGATAAAACTGGACAGGGATATCGAAAAAGCGGAACTGGTGAAGATCGCGGAATATATCAACAACAGGTATGAGGCCGCTTCGATGCAGAGCATATACGCCGATCTCAACAGGCTTATCATGGCGGGGCCGGGACCGGAACTGCTGGATCACGCTAAGGCTTCGCTGGGGGTGATAGACAACATCATAGAGCAGAACATACAGAACGAGATATACTGGGAGGGGTTGGACCACCTGGTGTTCGGGCACGGAGAGGAAGGGATCAATATGGTCCGCAGGCTCCTGCACGCGTTCTCGGAAAAAAGGGAGATAACACGGCTGATGATGGGGGAGCTTCCTTATGGAGGGGTCAGGATATATATAGGGCAGGAGACAAGCTGTCGTGACCTGGAGGATTGCAGTTTCATAACCGCCGGATATTCCCTGAACGGTAGTACCATAGGCAGGATCGGTGTTATCGGTTCCACACGCATGGATTATTCCCGGGCGATAAGCACGGTGAACTTTCTGGCGGAACAGATAAGCTCGAAGATCAAAGAACTCGTAACCCTTGAGAGAGGTTGA
- the hflX gene encoding GTPase HflX: MAGKRGNMSFGPEKITAKKEKAFLVTVDEDGKGFWKADDRQEELENLAEAAGLKILGSIIARRKQVTPTFFIGKGKVHEIAEDVREAGANVVLFNNELSPSQQRNLEEAMGVKTIDRTQLILDIFARRARSNEGKLQVELAQLEYLLPRLSGLWVHFSRLGGGVGTRGPGETQLEVDRRKVRERISVLKRKLKDVSKKRKLRSMQREKFSMIRAALVGYTNSGKSTLFNALAGSSVKAKDQLFSTLDPTVRKLILPNNQVVLISDTVGFLNELPHDLIESFKATLEEVMDADVLFHVIDMSTDMLEEHERSVMSVLEEIGAGDKPVITVLNKMDKVGPERRERIKKDMSGTLVISALKKEGLEQLEDALVGLIQAEMEDIELLLPHKYQDIVRYVRSKGIVRKEEYRDEGVFISARLPRSARDAVFKRLKSGRA, encoded by the coding sequence ATGGCGGGAAAAAGAGGTAACATGTCATTCGGGCCGGAAAAGATCACCGCTAAAAAAGAAAAAGCGTTCCTGGTCACAGTGGACGAGGATGGCAAGGGATTCTGGAAGGCCGATGACAGGCAGGAAGAGCTTGAGAACCTCGCTGAAGCCGCCGGGTTAAAGATATTAGGGTCCATTATTGCCAGGCGGAAGCAGGTGACCCCGACTTTTTTCATAGGTAAGGGGAAAGTCCACGAAATAGCCGAGGATGTGAGGGAAGCCGGTGCCAATGTGGTACTTTTCAACAATGAACTATCGCCATCCCAGCAGAGGAACCTGGAAGAGGCCATGGGGGTCAAGACGATAGATCGGACGCAGCTTATACTGGATATTTTCGCCAGACGCGCCAGGTCGAACGAAGGCAAACTTCAGGTGGAACTCGCTCAGTTGGAGTATCTCCTGCCTAGACTTAGCGGTCTATGGGTACATTTTTCGAGGTTGGGAGGGGGTGTAGGGACAAGGGGGCCGGGCGAAACACAGCTGGAAGTGGACCGCCGTAAGGTGAGGGAGAGGATCTCTGTCCTCAAGAGAAAGCTAAAGGACGTGTCCAAGAAGAGGAAACTCCGGAGCATGCAGCGTGAAAAATTCTCGATGATAAGGGCCGCGCTTGTCGGGTATACCAATTCAGGTAAGTCGACACTGTTCAACGCCCTGGCGGGTTCTTCGGTGAAGGCGAAGGACCAGCTTTTCAGCACGCTCGACCCGACCGTACGGAAGCTCATATTGCCCAACAATCAGGTCGTGCTCATATCCGATACTGTAGGGTTCCTGAACGAGCTGCCGCATGACCTTATTGAGAGTTTCAAGGCTACGCTGGAAGAGGTCATGGACGCGGATGTGCTTTTTCATGTGATTGACATGAGCACGGATATGCTGGAGGAGCACGAACGTTCGGTGATGAGCGTGCTGGAGGAGATAGGGGCGGGGGATAAGCCCGTGATCACGGTGTTGAATAAGATGGATAAAGTGGGTCCCGAGCGCAGGGAAAGAATAAAAAAGGATATGAGCGGGACGTTGGTCATATCGGCGCTAAAAAAAGAAGGACTTGAACAATTGGAAGACGCCCTTGTCGGACTTATCCAGGCGGAGATGGAGGATATTGAGTTGCTCCTGCCGCATAAATACCAGGATATCGTAAGATATGTAAGGTCTAAAGGCATCGTGAGAAAAGAAGAATATCGGGACGAGGGGGTGTTCATTTCCGCGCGTCTGCCCAGGTCCGCCCGGGACGCGGTATTCAAACGCCTGAAGTCGGGACGCGCATAA
- the miaA gene encoding tRNA (adenosine(37)-N6)-dimethylallyltransferase MiaA has translation MTRPLLVFIVGPTSSGKSAVALELAMSLPGEIISADSMQVYEGMSVITQAPDSGALSRVRHHLVGEVPPEEEFSAARFVEEAGRITRDILSREVVPVFAGGTGLYIRSLIDGIFPSPPKDEALREGLAALALEKGTKHLHDELKKVDPVAAGHIHPNDKKRLVRALEVYELTGRSLSENQKDTKGLSGEYDCLQFALSWPRETLYRRIEDTVERMFADRVVAEVEALIKRDLSMSASKALGIKEIGAYIKGEISVNEAKELLKMNTRRYAKRQLTWFRADSRVQWIDMVNAGPSGAAGIILEAVVERNGGKKR, from the coding sequence ATGACCAGACCTTTACTTGTATTCATAGTCGGTCCCACATCGTCCGGCAAAAGCGCCGTGGCACTGGAACTTGCCATGTCGCTCCCGGGTGAGATCATTTCTGCCGATTCCATGCAGGTGTATGAAGGAATGAGTGTTATCACGCAGGCGCCGGATAGTGGCGCCCTTTCCCGCGTCAGGCATCACCTGGTGGGAGAAGTGCCGCCGGAAGAGGAGTTCAGCGCCGCGCGTTTTGTCGAGGAGGCGGGGAGGATCACGCGTGATATCTTGTCCAGGGAAGTGGTACCGGTATTCGCCGGCGGGACCGGGCTGTATATAAGGTCGCTTATAGACGGGATATTCCCGTCACCACCCAAGGATGAGGCTTTAAGGGAAGGGCTGGCGGCTCTCGCCCTGGAGAAAGGGACAAAACACCTTCATGACGAGCTGAAAAAGGTCGATCCCGTAGCCGCGGGGCATATCCATCCCAACGACAAGAAGCGCCTGGTGAGGGCGCTGGAAGTATATGAGCTTACCGGACGCAGCCTGTCCGAGAACCAGAAGGACACAAAGGGCCTGAGCGGGGAATACGATTGCCTGCAATTTGCCCTGAGCTGGCCCAGGGAGACGCTTTATCGACGGATCGAGGATACGGTAGAGCGTATGTTCGCCGACCGGGTCGTTGCTGAGGTCGAGGCACTTATAAAGCGGGACCTTAGCATGTCGGCGTCCAAGGCCCTGGGTATTAAAGAGATCGGGGCATATATAAAAGGCGAGATATCCGTTAACGAGGCCAAAGAGCTTCTTAAGATGAATACACGAAGGTATGCCAAACGGCAGCTTACATGGTTCAGGGCCGATAGTCGCGTACAGTGGATAGATATGGTCAACGCCGGGCCGTCCGGTGCGGCGGGTATTATCCTTGAAGCGGTCGTCGAGAGAAATGGCGGGAAAAAGAGGTAA